In a genomic window of Armatimonadota bacterium:
- a CDS encoding DUF378 domain-containing protein — translation MFYYVLQVCKALIVIGALNWGLVGFFGFDLVEAIFGKKSVLSRVVYALVGLAALVHVLAYLAWKLRLYGA, via the coding sequence ATGTTCTATTATGTGCTTCAGGTCTGCAAGGCGCTCATAGTCATAGGGGCGCTCAACTGGGGTCTGGTGGGATTCTTCGGGTTCGATCTGGTGGAGGCGATCTTCGGCAAGAAGAGCGTGCTGTCCCGGGTCGTGTATGCCCTCGTCGGCCTTGCGGCGCTGGTCCACGTTCTGGCCTACCTAGCATGGAAGCTCAGGTTGTACGGCGCGTGA
- a CDS encoding PD40 domain-containing protein, whose translation MRACRRLTWLSAAAFLAALPSTAAAFTLGDSVKLGLQGVYASPKWAPDGQGIALAGDKYGGLYIADVYGNLRQISDAPLAGWKFAWSPDGRNIAYRTRDEEGMGMRLNVAGRDGESREITPTLNDLLPPTWDKDGITYRSGDELVTVDKDGKVLRSRSLSGGNGTLSKAAAVTGAMLMGRITGATFTALGLLVSQPRKSDAALSAGSLYTDPDNLLWVVDENGNRRKLLDVEGEPGYFNPVGDGRGDYAVSGLSGNLYIASSDTTNVIELGNGSNPAWSPDGAYIVFERTTDDGHEITSSDLWIASDDGTVVQRLTDTPEIEGQPSWSPDGKWIAYIVDGVVHLAPIGQ comes from the coding sequence ATGAGAGCGTGCAGGCGATTGACTTGGCTCTCGGCGGCCGCCTTTCTGGCCGCCCTGCCGAGCACGGCAGCGGCATTCACCCTCGGCGACAGCGTGAAGCTCGGCCTGCAGGGAGTATACGCCTCGCCGAAGTGGGCTCCGGACGGACAGGGCATCGCGCTCGCCGGCGACAAGTACGGCGGGCTGTACATCGCAGACGTCTACGGCAATCTGCGCCAGATATCCGACGCGCCTCTCGCAGGCTGGAAGTTCGCCTGGTCGCCCGACGGCCGGAACATCGCATACCGCACGAGGGACGAGGAGGGAATGGGCATGCGCCTGAACGTCGCCGGGCGCGACGGGGAGAGTCGGGAGATCACCCCGACCCTGAACGATCTGCTCCCTCCGACGTGGGACAAGGACGGCATCACCTATCGTTCGGGAGACGAACTGGTCACCGTTGACAAGGACGGCAAGGTACTGCGCTCGCGGAGCCTGTCCGGGGGCAACGGCACTCTCTCAAAGGCCGCCGCGGTCACCGGAGCGATGCTGATGGGCCGGATCACCGGGGCCACGTTCACCGCGCTCGGCCTGCTGGTCTCGCAGCCTCGAAAGTCCGATGCCGCGCTCTCCGCGGGAAGCCTGTACACCGACCCGGACAACCTGCTCTGGGTCGTGGACGAGAACGGCAACCGCAGGAAACTCCTCGACGTAGAAGGTGAACCCGGGTATTTCAACCCCGTCGGCGATGGAAGAGGCGACTATGCGGTCAGCGGGTTGAGCGGCAACCTCTACATCGCGAGCAGCGACACCACGAACGTGATAGAACTCGGCAACGGCTCCAACCCGGCCTGGTCGCCGGACGGGGCCTACATCGTTTTCGAGAGGACGACGGACGACGGGCACGAGATCACATCATCAGACCTGTGGATCGCCAGCGACGACGGCACGGTCGTGCAGAGGCTGACCGACACCCCCGAAATCGAGGGCCAGCCGTCCTGGTCACCCGACGGCAAGTGGATAGCATACATCGTGGACGGCGTCGTTCACCTGGCCCCTATCGGGCAGTAG